Below is a window of Manis javanica isolate MJ-LG chromosome 2, MJ_LKY, whole genome shotgun sequence DNA.
taaattgctgctACAAGGTAATTAAGCCATCAACCAACAGCATTGTTTGAGAGTATCTGCTTTGCTATAGTCTCACCAACAGAGTATTGTTGTCCAAGTTCaggagaaaaacagcatctcactatggttttagtTGCATCATTTCATCTGTTTAAGGGTTATGAGCATTTTTGTTTCAATAAACTTTATATTTCTTCGATGTATATGTGTAGGGTTgttgggtcttttttttcttgtatacTAGAACCTTTTATATTGGGGATATAACTCTTTGTGATATACGttgcaaatttttttctcatctatCTCTACTTTGTTTATGGTGTTTCTATCCATGTACATTTTTAATGTAATCAGATTTATCAGTCTTTCCCCCTGATTGCTTCTGTGTTTTGAATCATAATTAGAAATGTTTTCCCATTCTCGGATTATAAAGGACTTCAtgggtgttttcttcttatacctctgtggttttatttttatatttaaatcccTGGATTATTTGGTATTTTCCTGGTATATGGTATGAGGGGTGGATTGAATTTGATCTTTTTCTGTATGATaatccagttgtcccagtaccACTTTTGcccacttattttattttattttatttatttattttattttggtataattaatctacaattacatgaggaacattatgtttactagactccccccatcaccaagtcccccccacaaactccattacagtcactgtccatcagcgtagtaaggtgctgtagaatcgctacttgtcttctctgtgttgcaacagccttccctatgccccccaacccacattatacatgctaatcataataccccctttctcccccccacccccatccctcccttccctcccatcctccctagtccctttccctttggtaactattagtccattcttgggttctgtgagtctgctgctgttttgctccttcagttttttctttgttcttatactccacatatgagtgaaatcatttgatacttgtctttctccacctggcttatttcactgagcataatatcctctagctccacccatgttgttgaaaatggtaggatttgttttcttcttatggctgagtaatattccattgtgtatatgtaccacatcttctttatccattcacctactgatggacacttaggttgcttccatttcttggctattgtaaacagtgctgtgataaacataggtacTGATACTTGGTAGacactgtctttttcaaactgggctgcttgcATGctcggtaaattcctaggagtggaattcctaggtcaaatggtatttctattttgagctttttgaggaacctccatactgctttccacaatggttgaactaatttacattcccaccagcagtgtaggagggttcccctttctccataaccttgctaacatttattgttgtttgtcttttggatggtagccatccttactggtgtgaggtgatatctcattgtggttttaatttgcatttctctgatgacaagcgatgtggagcatcttttcatgtgtctgttggccatctgaatttcttctttagagaactgtctattcaggtcctctgcccattttttaattggcttatttgctttttgtttgttgaggtgtgtgagctctttatctattttggatgtcaacagtttatcggatctgtcatttatgaatatattctcccatactgtagggtacctttttgttctattgatggtgtcctttgctgtacagaagctcttcagcttaatatagccacacttgttcatttttgcttttgtttcccttgcccggggagatatgttcatgaagaagtcactcatgtttatgtccatgagatttttgcctatgttttcttctaagagttttatgttttcatgacttacgttcaagtctttgatccatttcgaatttacttttgtgtatggggttagacagtgatccagtttcattctcttacatgtagctgtccagttttgccagcaccacctgttgaagagactgtcatttccccattgcccACTTATTTTagattctatttttattccataCTAAATTTCCATCTGcagttaagtttatttctagattttccattttgttccattgatttatttgtaCACCAATACCACACTATTTCAGTTATGGAGTCTTATGTTTTATTATCTAACTCCCCCCACAcatacttattttttgtttttctaaattaacTTATAATCAACTAGTATAGTATCTCAGCTCGTCTGTTTTCCAAATAAGTGGTATTTGTATTGCGATCATATCAAAATTACACATTCAAACTGAGAGAAATTTACATCTgtagtcatttatttattgtggtaaaatatacattaacACAGAAGTATACAGTTCAGAAGTCATTTTTTGAATCTTTTTAATGTGATAGGTAAAAATATCtcactgttttaatttgaatGTCTTTCCTTGTAAGAAAAGTTGAGTACCTTTCCCATAATGTTTCTTAACCACTGGTATCTTTTTGGTAATTTGCTGTTTTAATCCTGGGCAAAGTTAGCCCcatatttgagtatttttatgtTAGATAAGTGGCAGTGCTTGTTAATAGAGTTTTGTTTGATAATCTGCTGACTGAATGAGCTTTTATAGTGTTCATAAGGATCTCTGGGGAACTGAGGGTGGCCAGTAAACCCTGAGGTAGATTTCCCTCCTGAGGAGGCAGTGTAGTGTAATGGCCAACAGTCTGGATTCTTCAGATAGTCAGATTGCCTGGGTGAGAATCACACCAGTACTGATACTTGGTAGACACGTGACATTGAGCAAgtacctcatttttctcatctcttaCATGGGAGTGATGACGATAATTATATGTCTATTGCATAGGGCTGTTTTGTACATTTCATGGGTaaaacatagtaagtgcttaaaaCAGAGCCTAGAATGTAGTaagtattatatatgtattttgatgaaaatatagTAAAAGGAAAGCTAGAAGAATTAATTGGATAGGTtgattcttttataaaatttgaaGGTATTAatcctctctcattttttttctatttaggtGTGAAATGTTTCTCTTATTCTACAAGTGTGATCAGCCTTGCAGTTCTACCATACATTTTTGcacaaaataatattgtatttggAAGTCTGCCTTTGCAAATCTTATTTTATGGCATCATAGGAAGCTTTACAGTGATCACTCCAGCACTGCTTCACTTTGTTACAAAAGGCTATGTCATTCGGTTATACCATGAAGCCACAACAGACACTTATAAAGCCATTACTTATAATGTTGTGCTTTCAGAAACAAGTACAGTGTTTCACCAGAATGATGTGAAGATTCCAAACAGCACACATGTGTTTACCACATTTTATGCTAAAACCAAGTCACTGTTAGTTAATCCAATGCTCTTTCCAAACCCTGAAGACTATAGCCATCTAATGGGTTATGACAAACCATTCACTTTCGATATGGAGGAAGCCAGTGAAAAGAAACAGCTTAAAGATGAGAAATGAGTTGATTGTTTTTATGTTTGTGCTTAAATGTGATTTATGTTCTtatgtataattataaaattgcctttatgtttgttttttgttagtGACTAATTGTTAAAAAGAATTTGAAGTTGTATCAAACAACTTTTAATTTTCAGAGAATTATGTTCATTTTTGATAAGCTATGTTTGGAAAAGCATGTAATATTTACCATTTGTGTTAAAGGTatgaaaatacatgtatatgCTGGCATATGCATggattattttatataatgttgTCTGTCAGCTGGGGATCAGATGTCAGATTTTACCTTTAATTGTAAAATGAAAGTTGGTTCTTGTGGAAGATTTCGAGAAAGGATGATAAAGCCTCAAATCATGCTATTTAGATGATTAGATACTTAAGTGCCTAGAGTGTGCCAGGTACTGGGAGGGTTGCCAGAGTCACAGTTAAGAACAAATCACCCAGTATCTGTGGAGCTGAGTAATGTCTCCTGTAGCCTGCCATGATGGCAGATCTGAACTGATCTATATGGCTTGCCTGTGTATGAGGAAGACTGTTGGGGAAGCAGCAGAATCACTAATTTGTAGGGAAATGTCATGTCCAAAGCTGCGAGAAGCTTGGAAATGTCATGTCCAAAGCTGCGAGAAACTTATGGGAAAGCTTAAGGTAGAAAAGTAATCACAGACCTAGAGTCTGCCCTCTGCTAAATCAGTCAACTTGTTATCCCAGCAGAGGGCAGACTGTAGGTTCTCAAAAAATGAGTAAGTTGGCTCCATCTTTGTACTCAGATTGGGCCTCTGCCTGCTAACTCCTCTGTCCTGTGTCACCTAGATATCTAACTGTTGCTGTCTTAATTACTCTGAGACATATTTCTATAAAAAGTATTCCATGATTAAATGCTCATTATCAAATAATAGAGAATAGAAGCCAGAAAATAATCACTCCTAGTTCTGCTACTTGaagaaaacagcatttttaacattttgaaatttccTTCTGTGGGTTATTTTCCTCATAACTTGTTTTGAGTAcattgtatttcttctctttaaatgTCCTGTATCCATGTAACCATTTTATCACCTGTGTAATGGAATGAAAAACCTGTTTTTATTAGTATCATTAGTTCTGCAGAAGATAACTTGGTTAGGAGAAAGAAACCATGCTTaaaaggcagagggagaaagaTAACTTCTTAAGGACATGGTCTGGAGTGAGATAAAGAGGTAGAAAAGGATAAGTATGCATAGGATACTATGATGATTCATCCCTGAAGTAAATCAGAATCAACTCAGCCTTGGTGAGGAGCAATATACCCACATCTCTCTGCCTCTTCACTGCCCTCACCCCAGCCAGCATAATCTTGGAAAGATTGGGAAGGTGATGAGTCTCTATCTAGAGAGAGGACAATGAGTCAGTTTTAGTTGAGTCTCAAAAGGCAGGGTGATCCTGGCTGACATAGGGGTTACATCAGGTAATGTACCATTTGACAATAAAATGTAATCCCTTCCCTCAACGTAGATTTCATTCTTCTGAAAGACTTCAGCTTTTAGAAACAAAAGTTAGCAAAATGGCCATTAGGTATGAGTGATAGCTTTAGCTTGGACAGTACTTTTCACAAAATAACAATCTCTATGCTAACTTGACCAAGTATTGTTAAAAttgtattctgatttttttcaggaCACATTTCATTGAGAATTTTAAACATTCAAAAGTGAAAGAGTGCAGTGAACCAACATGACTTAACCATGCAGATTCAAAGATTACCAATCTTTTTTGGAAGCAAATCCCAGAGAACATTTCCttcttaaataattaattttataattacaaaataaggacttaaaaatagaactacaataCCACTATAATATCTAAACTGCTCTCTGGCTCCCAGTGATATTGAATATCCAATCTGTTCCAATTTTTTCCCCACGTTTCATTCATAGCTTATTCACACCAattatttaaatgtcttttaagACTTCTAATCTATCGATCCctccatttctttcatttcccCCCTTGTTTCCCTACCTGCCCCTACAACCCTTTGCAAAttacctgttgaagagactgaatTGTTTGTCCTTTACATCTTTTCATAGTTTagattttctgattatattcctGAGGTGTAGTTTAGCATGTTTGTCTTCTGTTATTTCCTATAAATTGGTAGTTGGACTTGAGGCTTTATCAGGTAGAAGTTTATTTTGGACAAGACTGATTCATAGATGATGTTTTATTAGTGAACTATGGTTGCATAACAAATTGCCACCTAAAATTCAGAGGTTTAAAACAACATTTATAAAATTGCACAGTTCCTGTTGGTCAGGTATTTAGGAATTGCTTAGCTGAGTGGTTCTGGCTCATGGTCTCATGAGGTTCCAGTCAAGATCCAGCTGGTGCTGCTGTCATCTGAAAGCTGGACTGGGGCAGGAGGAACTGTTTCCAACGTGGTTCACACACATGACTCATACACTGGTGCTTGCTTTTTGTCAGGAGGCCATAGTTGCCTACCACATGGATCTCTTTTTAGGTCtacttgcttcttccagagcagttGATCCAGGAAAGCAAGGTAGAAGCCACAGTGTCTTTTATGATCTACCTTGGAAGTCACATGTTGTCACTGTGCAATGTTTTATTAGTTACACAGCTTTATTCATTGTTGGAGGTTACCACACAAAGATTTGCTTACTAGGAAGTAAGGATCATTGGGAGCCATCTTGCAGGCTGGCCACCACTGTTCATCCGTCAAGAAGTACATGATGTTAGCAACCATTGATGCTCAATGCCTaagttcactcattcataacaTGTTGCAAAATTGCTGTATtctattattcctttttcatatattagctgaaatgtttttaaaaactagagaaaagataTGAGAAAGCCCCTGTCTACTACTTGGTTACCAATAGTTCATTTTCTATAGAAAAGTAAGTACAAATGTTTGATTCTTCCCtttatttaccagttttcaaACTATAGACTGATGATTAATAGACCTTAAAACAATTGTGAGCTCCTaggtttaaatatatttcaattcaTTGATATATTTCAATTCACTGCAGTTACTATCTTAATGCTCATATAGCCTACAGGTCGGCTGAATAATGGTCCTGCAGGACTTTCATATCTGGAAGCTGTAATGTTATATTATGTGACACAGATTTTATAGATGGATCTTGAGttggagagattatcctggattatccaaatGGTAATAGTGTAATCACAGGATCCTTGTAACATGGAAGCAGGAGATCAGTGAGGTGATGTGATAACGGAAGCAGATATGGGAATGCTGACCTTTTAAAATAGAGGAACACAAGGATTATACCTCCAGAGATTAAAAATGCAAGGAAACAAATTATACCCTGGGAGTCATCAGAAGAAGCAGCTCTGCTGACTCCTTGACTTTAGCTCAGTGAAACTGATACTGGACTTTTGACCTCAAGATCTGTAAGAGAATCtatattgttttaaaccaccaagTTTGTGATTATTTGTGACAGCAGCAATAGGAGGAAACCCATCTTTGGTCAGTGGAACTGTCAAATTATCTAATATGATAAGATGTTCTAGGCTTACTTCATATGTTTTCTGCCCAGACCTGGAATCATcaatttctccaaagaatctttgtttcttttaataggAAATGGCATTAGGGGACCATTAGGTGTATTCCTGGGTTTCCTCCAcaccatttaaatatatttttcaaataaaaaaacatgtaaCAAAGAATTTAGCACCTTAgccaattttaagtgtacagttcagtagtgttaactgAATTTACCttgtgcaacagatctctagaacttttcatcttgcaaacctGAAACTCAATACCCCTTGAACAACTTCCCATATCCCCATTCCCTGTgggttttttgcctttttaaaaatgaaaaagtaggaCAGTTCTTTAGTGAAATCTTTTACCAACATATGATTACTTTCCTCTAAACTTGTAGATTCTCAGGTTCTGATTGTATGCCATTTTTGACTCTAGTCCCCAAACTATATCCTATAAAGGGTTCCAAGTAGTATGAAGGACTAGTTGTTTTTCTAGAATGGAGCGAgagatttgaaataaaatatatcccaCACACAAAGGAACGATCATCTCATTATTAGGGCTCAAAATATTCCCTGGAGCTGTAGTTTGCTTAAGAGTGCATTTGTAAACTGGTGGGGCCCCTGCAGAACTACAGATGGTATCCCATAGCTGTGGTCTCATCCAGCCCAGCTGTGCCCTATGGCTGAACTACTTGTGGGGCAGAAATAGTTTGCAGAAGACTGTTCGGTTCAGATCTGTAGGTGCAATTCTCTGGGTCATGAGAACTTGTTTAAATAACTCATGGGAGAGAATTGCAGTGCTGAAGGAAAAGGGGTGCCAGTCTGTTAGGATTCTGAAGGAAGATCTGCAGTCTCGTTTTGTTACCATTGGGAAgtaccttgttttgtttttaaagctttgtGCTCTTTGTACCAAGTATTTGAAAAGAGTGCATTCTCAAGTcgttttcctctctcctctttcagGAAGTGCTCAAATTTtaaacacacagacatacacacaaaagAGGAAACAGTCGGATAAGAACTCAGAAATCATGTGACTGATGACTAAGTTAATTAAATCTTCTCTACTTACTGGAAAGGAAGAGTCTGATGATTAGCCACTGATTCTCCCTGCATTTTTGAAGTTTTGGAGATATCAAATCATGTTCCCCTTTATGCTTTTTTCCACCCTGTTTGCTTCTGTATTTACTGAACCTATGAAGCAGCGCTGGATCTGCAACTCCTCTGATCTGAGTGTGTGGTATACGTACTGTGGTAAGTGAAACCGCGACAAACAGTTGTAGTGTCAACTGTTTTGGCCAAGTTTTCACAAGAACCTTGCTCTGCTGTCGTGGGGACATAGGAAATGGCAGCGTGTTccagctgcagctgctgctggCAGCAAAGAGGTGACTGGTTACTGCCCTGTGTGGATTTTCTTGATCCTTCACAGACCTCACGAGTCTCAACTGTTGCACTTAACTTCCAAGGGCTTCTGCTGTTTGCTGTTGTCCACTATCTCCCTTGAGCTCAGTTTTACTTCTCAGTGTCCGCAGAACTGTCTGCTTTTGGACTTCTGGCTCAGCCCCAAGTAAAGCTGACTGGCTCTTGAGAAAATAGGACAGTCCTAGCTGCTCCCTAGAATTATTGCTCCAGGTTgtggtttcttttgtttgtttctctagCACATTGTTGGGCATGTAACAGGAACTCGCTAAGTGTTTCCGGCTGTAAGTTTTGAGGGTTCTTGCAATCACCTCCCTAACTGGATGTAACCCTGGTTCTGTCAgttgctagctgtgtgatcttgagtgaAGTACTTAGCCCCACttaattttatctgtaaaatgaagtaaTTTGGGAGCCTACTTTACAAGGATTGTTGTGAAGTAAAGAGAAACAATAGTGttggttacttaaaaaaaaatcagccataCTCTAATGCTTTTCACTGGTTTTATCACTTCCTTTTGTCTCTCCCCAGAGTTGGTGCCTCACCCTTCTCCCCATCCCCCTCCAGACTTTCTGTACAAATGTTTGCTGGTATGAAAATTTCAGGACTTGACCCTGTTTTGACTTGGTACTTTCCACTGTGCTGCTCATCATGGGTTGGCTACCCACTAGAGATATCAGGAAGATTTAGTTCAAAATACTAGTTCTTTGAGATTCTCTTGGGAAACAGAATTTATGGTCGACTCATTTGGGGGACATTTACAAATGTGTTTTGAGTTCTAAGAAATTCTGCAATAAAAAACCTATTTAATCCCCCgattttcaattttatcttttgagCGTGTGTTGACTGTCCTGAGAAATACAATTTGGCCAATGCTAATATGAAGTTCCTCCTGCGGCATATGGCAATTGCCAGGTTTGAGAAATGAGAGTTAGGTGTGTGACCAATCTCACACACATGGCTTTCTTCCTATTTGTGGATTGTACTGAATTGTGGATTCTACTGAATTCTCTCTCAACTTATCTCTGGAATTTCTCCATCCTGCAAGATCAGTTTACATGCCCCTCTTCAAGGAAGGCTCTTCAGTCAGCTTGGCTCCCACTTCTTTCCTCAACTTTGGCCCTTCTGTACCACACATTGATTTTGCCACCTACTCGATCTTATTTATATAACACTTCATATCCTTGGTTAGTTTTTAATCTTTTAGTAACAATAACtgaatttgtcttttaatttgatttttgagAGAGGATCTTACCTCTTTCTCTCTAATCCTGAGAGAGCCTGTGATCCTTTCCAGCTGCTCCATAGGTGTAGGGACTAATGGGAGCAAGCAGAGTACATGGCTACAGCAAGACTCCACTGGCGGCCATCCTCGCTGTCATGTCACTCCCTTACCCACCTTAGAGAATCCATCCTAGCTGAGCTCAAATGCATCATGTGTGGGAGGAACTGATTTCTCTAGGTATTATTGTGAGAACATTGGTGACAGCAACAGTCCTTGATCCAGTCCTTTCTGTGACGATGATTACCATTTGGCTGAGCTACAGGGCATGTACAGTGTATTAGTTTGCTGGGGCtgcatggcttaaacaacagaaatttatttctcatggttccagaggctgcaagtccaagatcaaaggtTGAcagatttgttttccttctgaggCCTCCTTGGCTTGCAAAAGgacaccttcttgctgtgtcttcctATGGCCTTTTCAATGTGTGTGTTCAGCCCTGGTGACTCTGTCTaaatctcttcttataaagacaccaatcATATTGctttagggcccatcctaatggcctcattttgaCATAATTACCTCTTTGAAGGCCCTATTTGAAAATACAGTCCTATTCAGAGATACTAGAGGGTTAAGGTCTTCCACATAcgaatttgttgttgttggtggTGGGGGCACAGTTCAGCCCAAAACACAGAAATGGTAAGAATTGGCTGTTTTATTCCCCATGTTTAGAAAGAAAGTGTGGGTATGTGAGTCAGTCCATAGGAACATGGACACATGCCCCCCCGAGTAACCTAGAGTTCTCAGCTCAGTtctaacttttttgttttttgctatatACATAGTCCAGAAACCAAAGGAATTAATGGATTATTTAATTGAACCAATATTCACTGATCATCTAGTATGTTCCTGTTCAAGGTACTGAAGGTATTAGATAGCAGGGAAGAGCAAAGACCAAAGcccctgtcctcatggagttgTATCAGTAAAATATCGAGCATGTCAGATGATGGTTATTGCTGTGAgagaggaataaagcaggggaggggATAGAGAGTACAGAAATGGGGAAAGGGTTTCACTGTAAATTAGAGTGACCAGgaaaggcctcactgagaaggtgaaaTTTAGTAGGGACCTGGGATAGTTGAGGGAGTGAGCCAGGCTGATACCTAGGGGAAGGGGTGGAAGACAgagcaagtacaaaggccctgagtgGGGACGTCTGGTATGTTGAAAGGACAGcaaggaagccagtgtggctgtGGTGGAGTGACTGAGGGGATGAATAGTAGAACAGTTCTAGAAAGaaatggggaggaggagagggcctTGCGGGTCAGGGGACAACTTATCTTTTACTGTGAGCAGAGCTTGGTCTGGCTCCTATATTGATAATGATCTATAAGGCAATGGTGGAAGTGATAGGTGTGTTGAAAGCCTGTTGCAGTAATCCAGGTGAGGAGAGAGTGGTCACTCAACCagagtagtagtagtagtagtggAGGTGATGGGAAGGGGTCAGATTCTGGAAGCGTGATGAAAATGGAGCTGACAGGACTTGCTGACTGACTGGATGTGTGGTTGCAGCATGATCCTCCCAGCCAAGCAGTTGGGTCTTGGCATCTTACATGCCCCATCTCATCATCCAGCTAGTGCCTTAAGACCCAAACCAGGGGTATCCTTGACTTCAAGGAGAACTTGACTTCAAGGAGACCAGCTTCTGTATTGtcctttagttttatttctactATTCTCTAACTTGAAATATCCTTGTTTATCTTTCTGTTTCATGAAAACACTTTGAGATCCATCAAAAGTTCTGTCTGCCTTTCAGAGTCTAGTCAAGGCACCACCCTACACCGCTCTTGTGCCTGACTGAACACTGAGCCCTCGTAGGGACGCTCCAGCCTTCTGTCTGATTAGATTGAATTGGTTGATGTTTTCATCATTATCAGACCAACGTTAGACATGCAGGAACCTTAACTGGAAATGGAGAATTGCCTTAGTGACATGGCCCTTTGGGAGTCACTGTTTTAACTTGTCTCAGCTTCTGCTGCAGTCTTGGTCGGCTTGCTCTGGGGATGTTCTACAAACAAATGGCCGGGAAAAAAGATACACACCTCACTATGCTTGCTAATGCATATGAAAGTGTCCATACTTTAATACCAAAGCAATCTTTTTCTTCCTAACAAAGGTAATAATGTATAATAATTATgcaaaatgttgaaaatacaggtgaaaaagaagaaaataaggcaCCACTAGCCTGTCCCTGTTAAGAGTTAATCACTGTCAACATTCaaatattttggtaaatattcttttagatatataaagatacatattGAAAACCATAAAAATAGAATCACACTGTATATACCGTTAGGTAACCAGCTTTTAAAAAACTTAGTAATGTACCATAAATATCTTTGTCATTAgcctaaaaattcatttttatgagtGCATATTAATTCAATGAATAGGTATACAGTATTTTTTCAGTCACCtctggacattttaaaaattaagatataactgatataacattacattagttttaggtgtataaTATAATAATTTGACGTAAATTTGCCAAATTATTACCAcattaagtctagttaacatccatcatttttaagaacttttaagatcaacactcttagcaactttcaaatataaaatacagtattattaactatcatTACCATGTTGTATGTTACATTcccaggacttacttattttataactggatgttTGTACCTTTGGACCACCTTCACGCATTTTGTCTACACCCAACCCTCCACTTCTGGCAATTACGAATCTGTTCTCTATATTTGtgagttcagttttttaaattttcttttaaattccacatataagtgagaacatacagtatttgttttcctctgaTTTCCTTCACTTgaaataatgtcttcaaggtctacccatgttgttgcaaattggacatttttttctttggtcataAATTATGCAAGGATGAACATCTTTTGGTCAAAAATTTGCAAAATCCATGATTAGGTGAAATGACTCTTAATTTAACTCATTCTGTGAGAATTTTATTGTAGATAAATCCAATTCATTGAATGAGAGACATTAACATTAATCTTAAGGGATCATATGGGAGCAAATCAGAACAAACCTGGTATAGTCTCTATCCCTCTTTCTTTTATGAACTCTTCTGCACCCTTCGTGAAATGCCTTTAGGAAGATTGTTCATTAACTTgagcattcatttgttcactcatttaGCATTTTCTAGATCTGTAAGTACTTGATgtacattttctattttgaaccattggaacatacagaaaagtgaggagagtggatAAAAGGAGAGCAATGTAGAAAAGAACAGGTAAAAATGTCCCAAtatggaacaaataattttttttttgagagggcatctctcatatttattgatcaaatggttgttaacaacaataaaattctgtataggggggtcaatgctcaatgtacaatcattaatccatctcaagcctaattctcgtcagtctccaatcttctgaagcataacgaacaagttcttacatggtgaacgaattcttacatagtgaataaattcttacatggtgaacagtacaagggcattcatgacagaaacttttggttttgatcacgcattatgaactataaacaatcaggtcaaatatgaatatttgtttgatttttatacttgatttatatgttgatcccacatttctccctttattattattattatttttatttttaataaaatgctgaagtggtaggtagatgcaagataaaggtagaaaacatagtttagtgttgtaagagagcaaatgtagatgatcaggtgtgtgcctgtagactatgtgttaatccaagctagacaagggcagcaaaacatccacggctgcagaagatttctctcaaaaaagggggggtgaggttctgagcctcacctctgttgatccccaatttctcacctgatggcccccctgtgactgtgcctgtcttag
It encodes the following:
- the TMEM70 gene encoding transmembrane protein 70, mitochondrial, with protein sequence MLLLALGGLWASGLRLGWKRTVPWAGTALGAHRAAVSLALSRSGLSGLFGGSSVGLRGAAPLLRCPLQGQIPVCWERYVRCSHTQLEKSEDGRLIYTGNLARTVFGVKCFSYSTSVISLAVLPYIFAQNNIVFGSLPLQILFYGIIGSFTVITPALLHFVTKGYVIRLYHEATTDTYKAITYNVVLSETSTVFHQNDVKIPNSTHVFTTFYAKTKSLLVNPMLFPNPEDYSHLMGYDKPFTFDMEEASEKKQLKDEK